A window of Saccharomyces eubayanus strain FM1318 chromosome XII, whole genome shotgun sequence contains these coding sequences:
- the EMC6 gene encoding Emc6p, whose product MSSNEEVFSQINATVNVVDNKKRLLFVQDSCALVLGLVAGFLQIESVNGFLWFLALYNLINMVYIVWICQLQPGKFYQSPLQDIFFESFIRELTGFVMAWTFGYALIG is encoded by the coding sequence ATGAGCTCCAATGAAGAGGTCTTTAGTCAGATAAACGCAACTGTGAATGTGGTCGATAATAAAAAGCGCCTACTATTCGTTCAGGATAGTTGCGCACTAGTCCTGGGGCTTGTTGCAGGGTTTTTGCAGATTGAATCTGTCAATGGGTTCCTTTGGTTCCTAGCCCTGTACAACTTGATCAATATGGTTTACATTGTTTGGATCTGTCAATTACAACCAGGGAAATTCTACCAAAGCCCACTgcaagatatttttttcgaatcATTTATCAGAGAGTTAACTGGGTTCGTCATGGCATGGACATTTGGTTATGCCTTAATCGGATAA